Proteins from a single region of Massilibacterium senegalense:
- a CDS encoding YhfC family intramembrane metalloprotease: MVSTAQLTGMFVQIMIAFLLPISLLVYFVLKKKMRWRSFVMGMIVFILFSQVLEKLLHLYMIDASGMRLKFTDNPYLFMLYGGLAAGLFEEFGRFFAFRYVLRKHRSYDDGVSFGIGHAGIEIWLVTMLVGINTFVFAILMNKGMLDTMIGNAVPKETIDFIQQQLVQTPWWMYLIAVVERIAAILFHVSATLLVLYGVIRKQMMYVWLAVIYHAFLDFAPALYQAGVLTNIWIVEGILMIFAVFAIYLIKRMKENFSLLSK; encoded by the coding sequence ATGGTTAGTACTGCACAACTAACAGGGATGTTTGTTCAAATAATGATTGCTTTTCTTTTGCCAATTAGTTTATTGGTATATTTTGTGCTGAAAAAGAAAATGCGATGGCGTTCGTTTGTGATGGGGATGATTGTTTTTATTTTGTTTTCACAAGTATTAGAAAAACTGTTGCACCTTTATATGATAGATGCTTCAGGGATGAGATTAAAATTTACCGATAATCCTTATTTGTTTATGCTATATGGTGGGCTTGCTGCTGGATTATTCGAAGAGTTTGGTCGATTTTTTGCTTTTCGATATGTATTACGAAAACACCGTTCGTATGATGATGGAGTATCATTTGGAATTGGTCATGCTGGTATAGAAATATGGTTAGTTACAATGTTAGTAGGGATTAATACATTCGTTTTCGCCATTTTGATGAATAAAGGAATGTTAGATACCATGATTGGCAATGCAGTTCCGAAAGAAACGATTGATTTCATTCAACAGCAATTAGTTCAAACACCGTGGTGGATGTATTTGATTGCAGTAGTGGAGAGAATAGCAGCCATCTTATTTCATGTGTCCGCCACGTTGCTCGTATTGTACGGTGTCATCCGAAAACAAATGATGTATGTTTGGTTAGCAGTTATCTATCATGCTTTCTTAGATTTTGCACCTGCTTTATACCAAGCGGGAGTACTGACGAATATTTGGATAGTAGAAGGAATTCTCATGATTTTCGCTGTATTTGCCATTTATCTCATAAAACGAATGAAGGAAAATTTTTCTCTCTTATCAAAGTAA
- a CDS encoding trypsin-like peptidase domain-containing protein: MKCKKCAQQTSFFRLRCKHCGTSLFLPIFLPILFVILLVSSLMVTTVVDKSKERQTTNPTIQKEENRLKEPERSIEEKEKQEELQQSKRTNEKEKKIHVEEGEIHGDSSSLQASGIRSSFLENNEQDVEINKVSPKREQPSSKITPSKPYVKSEGEESETKPKMPSIVPDNNPSDPSSEQGNIQEPSPKPTEPVKPIPTPVDVWESVFPVYSFNKNDSTVSQGTAFLVNTFGDVVTNGHVIEHVNNEFSILLDQKQLLKGQGKLIGYDHQLDVALIRVEALKNRNPLQLNVEKEAQLHTGIETYGSKFKDNVTQVFFDDSIYEEMEFHKKEGKIIDTASFTIDGEPYEYTNMYVINVELQRGNSGGPLVKKGSNEVIGINSAVDVAGNGYSIPMTQVAGVIEKWSHEPMTPEQLEVAQKEKDRKVEAQSEQEVIESESDIQQLPNVSAASEQKDQVETTELQQKNKTDENTKELPE, from the coding sequence ATGAAATGTAAGAAGTGTGCACAACAGACGTCTTTCTTTCGATTACGCTGTAAACATTGTGGTACATCTTTATTTTTACCTATCTTTCTACCAATTTTATTTGTCATATTATTAGTTAGTAGTTTAATGGTAACAACAGTAGTGGATAAAAGTAAGGAACGACAAACAACGAATCCAACGATACAAAAAGAAGAAAATAGATTAAAAGAACCGGAGCGTTCTATTGAGGAAAAAGAAAAGCAAGAAGAACTTCAACAGTCGAAAAGAACGAATGAGAAAGAAAAAAAGATTCATGTAGAAGAGGGAGAGATACATGGTGATTCTTCATCTTTACAAGCATCAGGAATACGTTCCTCTTTTTTAGAGAATAATGAACAAGATGTGGAAATAAACAAGGTAAGTCCTAAAAGGGAACAGCCTAGTAGTAAGATAACTCCTTCGAAACCGTATGTAAAAAGTGAAGGAGAAGAATCAGAAACAAAACCTAAAATGCCAAGTATCGTACCTGATAATAATCCGTCTGACCCATCATCAGAACAAGGAAATATACAGGAACCTTCTCCAAAACCAACAGAACCAGTAAAACCAATACCAACTCCTGTAGATGTCTGGGAAAGTGTGTTTCCGGTATATAGTTTTAACAAAAATGATAGTACCGTATCACAAGGTACTGCATTTTTAGTGAATACATTTGGAGATGTCGTAACGAACGGGCATGTCATCGAACATGTAAACAATGAGTTTTCGATTTTATTAGATCAAAAGCAATTGCTAAAAGGCCAAGGCAAGTTAATCGGTTACGATCATCAGCTTGATGTTGCCTTGATTCGCGTAGAAGCGTTGAAAAATAGAAATCCATTACAATTAAATGTAGAAAAAGAAGCACAACTACATACAGGGATTGAAACATATGGTAGTAAATTCAAAGATAATGTAACACAAGTATTTTTTGATGATAGTATTTATGAAGAGATGGAGTTTCATAAAAAAGAAGGAAAAATTATCGATACCGCTTCTTTTACAATTGATGGAGAGCCGTATGAATATACGAACATGTATGTAATTAATGTTGAATTACAACGTGGTAATAGCGGAGGACCATTGGTGAAAAAAGGTTCCAATGAAGTAATTGGGATTAACTCGGCAGTTGATGTAGCAGGGAATGGATACAGTATTCCGATGACACAAGTAGCTGGGGTAATTGAAAAATGGTCACATGAACCAATGACACCTGAACAACTTGAAGTGGCACAAAAAGAAAAGGATCGAAAAGTAGAAGCGCAAAGTGAGCAAGAAGTAATCGAATCAGAATCGGATATTCAACAATTACCAAACGTGTCTGCAGCATCAGAGCAAAAAGATCAGGTAGAGACAACGGAGTTACAACAAAAAAATAAGACGGACGAAAATACGAAAGAACTTCCTGAATAA
- a CDS encoding Asp-tRNA(Asn)/Glu-tRNA(Gln) amidotransferase GatCAB subunit A, translating into MDIISLEQQIKQKIVSPTELVHFFLKEIEKKNGELNAFITVCEKEALQSAEQATIDIMKGNIRGPLHGIPIAIKDMILTKNIRTTLGSKVYEHYIPNEDATVVRKLKDAGAIIIGKTNTHEFAYGPVGDQSYFGPAHNPYDTTKITGGSSAGSGAAVASNLCAAALGTDTGGSVRIPASACGIVGMKPTYGRVSKHGAFPLSYTLDHVGPMTKTVRDNAVLLNILAGYDPLDDASVAFTEEDFTRCMGKSIRHKKIGVPSFYFKGIDEEVRQQVHHVIQLYEQLGAEVVPIELDFIDDIIRMQSIIIQSEAYAIHEDNLKKYAEDIQREVRKRLEDSKQIKGYEYVLAKRNQKKWIETFNKVFQEVDVLLTPTLPIVPTDIFQREVMIQGKSQAVIPTLLRQTSPTNYLGNPSLSVPCGFSKDSLPIGFQLIAEHGAETKLYQFAAMFEQAFSISSHEQNSGT; encoded by the coding sequence ATGGATATTATTTCGTTAGAGCAACAAATCAAACAAAAAATTGTAAGCCCAACAGAACTTGTTCATTTTTTCTTAAAAGAAATTGAAAAGAAAAACGGGGAATTAAATGCTTTTATAACGGTTTGTGAAAAAGAGGCATTACAATCTGCTGAACAAGCGACTATTGATATCATGAAAGGAAACATTCGTGGACCACTGCATGGTATCCCAATCGCGATAAAAGATATGATTCTTACAAAAAATATACGAACAACATTAGGTTCGAAAGTGTATGAACATTATATTCCAAACGAAGATGCGACAGTTGTTCGAAAGTTAAAAGATGCGGGTGCCATTATTATTGGGAAAACAAATACGCATGAATTTGCTTACGGACCTGTCGGTGATCAATCTTATTTTGGACCTGCTCATAATCCATATGATACGACAAAAATAACAGGGGGTTCTAGTGCTGGTTCTGGTGCGGCAGTAGCTAGTAATTTATGTGCAGCAGCACTCGGGACGGATACGGGGGGTTCGGTTCGAATTCCAGCAAGTGCTTGCGGGATTGTAGGGATGAAACCGACGTACGGGCGAGTAAGCAAGCATGGTGCCTTTCCATTAAGTTATACGTTAGATCATGTCGGTCCTATGACAAAAACAGTTCGGGATAACGCCGTTCTTCTTAACATTTTAGCTGGATATGATCCGTTAGATGATGCATCGGTTGCATTTACTGAAGAAGATTTTACTAGATGCATGGGAAAATCCATTCGCCACAAAAAAATCGGAGTACCTTCTTTTTATTTTAAAGGAATAGACGAGGAAGTACGTCAACAAGTACATCACGTCATTCAATTATATGAACAATTAGGTGCGGAAGTGGTGCCGATTGAGTTAGATTTTATCGATGACATTATTCGGATGCAAAGCATTATTATTCAAAGTGAAGCGTATGCGATTCATGAAGATAACCTTAAAAAGTATGCAGAAGACATCCAGCGAGAAGTGAGAAAACGTTTAGAAGATAGTAAACAAATAAAAGGATACGAATATGTGTTAGCGAAACGGAATCAGAAAAAATGGATTGAAACATTTAATAAAGTATTCCAAGAAGTAGATGTACTTTTGACACCAACGTTACCGATTGTACCAACGGATATTTTTCAACGCGAAGTAATGATTCAAGGAAAAAGTCAGGCTGTTATTCCAACGTTATTACGTCAGACGTCACCTACTAACTATTTAGGAAATCCTAGTTTATCTGTTCCTTGTGGTTTTTCAAAAGATTCCTTACCGATTGGTTTTCAACTAATTGCCGAGCACGGAGCAGAAACGAAACTTTATCAATTTGCAGCAATGTTTGAACAAGCATTTTCCATTTCCTCGCATGAACAAAACAGCGGAACATGA
- a CDS encoding MarR family winged helix-turn-helix transcriptional regulator, with amino-acid sequence MPSNLSLKLLVVFSRASHYTTEKIKEDIAYYGLNLTEFGVLELLYHKGEQPIQQIGKKILLSSGSITYVVDKLENKQLLMRKSCPTDRRVIYAVITEKGKHFLEEIFPKHERFVDDLFSALSHEEQQTMITLCKKIGLQGE; translated from the coding sequence ATGCCTAGTAACTTATCTCTAAAACTATTAGTTGTTTTTTCAAGGGCTTCACACTATACGACAGAAAAAATCAAGGAGGATATCGCTTATTATGGATTAAATCTAACGGAATTTGGTGTGTTAGAGCTTTTATATCATAAAGGGGAACAACCTATCCAACAAATCGGAAAGAAGATTTTGTTATCAAGTGGCAGTATTACGTATGTCGTCGACAAACTAGAAAACAAACAATTGTTAATGCGTAAATCTTGTCCGACAGATCGTCGTGTCATCTATGCCGTTATTACTGAAAAAGGGAAGCATTTTCTAGAAGAAATTTTTCCAAAGCATGAACGGTTCGTGGACGACTTATTTTCTGCTCTATCCCATGAAGAACAACAAACAATGATTACATTATGTAAAAAAATAGGACTACAAGGAGAGTGA
- a CDS encoding pirin family protein — MIKVYKAEDRYEANHGWLRSKFSFSFAEYYDPTNLQFGPMCVLNDDIVQPTYGFGMHPHREMEIVSIVLKGYLQHEDTAGHRSKTTFGEIQRMSAGTGVYHSEMNPSQTEEVNFLQLWFLPDQAGLTPSYEKTTYSIENMKNQLLPVVTKHPKEDGIAHINQDLTIYLSTFEAKKEITFKQAPGRRVFLFVMDGTLTINHTETLENRDSARITETTSLILTANEQATFMLIDLP; from the coding sequence ATGATAAAAGTGTATAAAGCAGAAGATCGTTATGAGGCAAACCACGGATGGTTACGTTCTAAATTTAGTTTTTCATTTGCGGAATATTACGATCCAACTAATCTCCAATTTGGACCGATGTGTGTGTTAAATGATGATATCGTCCAACCTACGTATGGGTTTGGGATGCATCCACATCGGGAAATGGAGATTGTCTCAATCGTATTAAAAGGATATTTACAACACGAAGATACGGCAGGACATCGTTCAAAGACTACGTTTGGAGAAATTCAACGAATGTCAGCTGGTACCGGAGTGTATCATTCTGAAATGAACCCATCGCAAACAGAAGAAGTGAACTTTTTGCAATTATGGTTCTTACCTGATCAAGCTGGATTAACTCCATCCTATGAAAAAACAACGTATTCTATCGAAAACATGAAAAATCAATTACTACCAGTCGTTACGAAACATCCAAAGGAAGATGGTATTGCACACATTAACCAAGACTTAACGATTTATTTATCTACCTTTGAAGCTAAAAAAGAGATCACTTTTAAACAAGCCCCAGGAAGAAGAGTATTTTTATTCGTCATGGATGGAACACTTACGATTAATCATACCGAAACATTAGAAAATCGTGATTCCGCTCGAATAACAGAAACAACCTCTCTCATATTAACAGCAAATGAACAAGCGACATTCATGTTAATCGATTTACCATAA
- a CDS encoding LLM class flavin-dependent oxidoreductase, whose translation MMKLSVLDQSPVSEGSTPREAILQTTELAKEVERLGYKRFWVSEHHFTKKLAGSSPEVLMAHLASHTSHMRIGSGGVMLPHYSPYKVAENFRLLETLYPGRIDAGMGRAPGGMPISTYALQEGRLSNYQDYPRKLDELIAYLHDALPETHRYKGLKATPIPEQPPEIWLLGSSGESARLAAERGAAFAFAQFINGEGGEEVVQQYKRSFVPSIVGETPSVLVSIFVICADTTEEAEKIASSLDLSLLILENGMPSNGIPSIETAQAYNYSYFEALRVKENRKRMIVGNPQQVKEQMMALSKAYETDEFMVVTITHDFAHKLRSYQLLAEVFQL comes from the coding sequence ATCATGAAATTAAGTGTATTAGATCAATCACCAGTATCCGAAGGGAGTACCCCGAGAGAAGCGATTTTGCAAACGACGGAGTTAGCGAAAGAAGTGGAACGCCTTGGATATAAAAGATTTTGGGTATCAGAGCATCATTTTACGAAAAAGTTAGCAGGTTCCAGCCCAGAAGTGTTAATGGCTCATTTAGCTTCACATACTTCGCATATGCGGATTGGTTCTGGTGGTGTCATGTTACCGCATTATAGTCCGTATAAAGTAGCAGAAAATTTTCGCTTATTAGAAACACTTTATCCAGGAAGAATTGATGCAGGAATGGGGAGAGCACCGGGTGGAATGCCTATTTCAACGTATGCACTTCAAGAAGGGAGATTATCTAATTATCAAGACTATCCACGTAAATTAGATGAACTCATTGCGTATTTACACGATGCTTTACCAGAGACACACCGGTATAAAGGATTGAAAGCAACACCGATTCCAGAACAACCGCCAGAAATTTGGTTGTTAGGTTCTAGCGGAGAAAGTGCACGGTTAGCTGCAGAACGTGGAGCAGCATTTGCTTTTGCTCAATTTATTAATGGAGAAGGTGGCGAAGAAGTAGTTCAACAGTACAAGCGTTCTTTTGTACCTTCTATTGTAGGAGAAACACCGAGCGTGCTTGTTAGCATTTTTGTTATCTGTGCGGATACAACAGAAGAAGCAGAAAAAATTGCATCTAGTTTAGATTTATCGCTTTTAATACTTGAAAACGGAATGCCTTCTAATGGGATTCCGTCGATTGAAACAGCACAAGCGTACAATTATTCTTATTTTGAAGCGCTTCGTGTCAAAGAAAATCGTAAACGAATGATTGTCGGAAATCCACAACAAGTAAAAGAACAAATGATGGCGTTAAGTAAGGCGTACGAAACAGATGAATTCATGGTCGTGACGATTACACATGACTTTGCACATAAACTTCGCTCGTATCAATTACTAGCCGAAGTTTTCCAATTATAA
- a CDS encoding glutathione peroxidase — MSVYQFQAKLINGVDISLEAFKGKVLLIVNTASKCGFTPQYEDLQKLYERYKDKGLEILGFPCNQFDEQEPGGNSDVQTFCQKNYGVTFPLFEKVNVRDEEIHPLFQYLTENTHFKGFDTSNIQAKLIKTYLEENHPEFLIDDSIKWNFTKFLIDRNGNIVERFEPPVEPMDIEKDIEKLL, encoded by the coding sequence ATGAGCGTATATCAATTTCAAGCAAAATTAATTAATGGAGTAGATATTTCATTAGAAGCATTTAAAGGGAAAGTATTATTAATTGTCAATACAGCTAGTAAATGTGGATTTACTCCACAATATGAGGATTTACAAAAGTTATATGAAAGATATAAAGATAAAGGTTTAGAGATTTTAGGATTTCCTTGTAACCAGTTCGACGAACAAGAACCAGGTGGGAATAGCGACGTTCAAACATTTTGTCAAAAAAATTACGGGGTAACATTTCCACTTTTTGAAAAAGTGAACGTACGTGACGAAGAAATTCATCCATTATTTCAATATTTAACCGAAAATACGCATTTTAAAGGCTTCGATACATCGAATATTCAAGCGAAATTAATCAAAACATATTTAGAAGAAAATCATCCGGAATTTTTAATAGATGACTCGATTAAATGGAACTTTACGAAGTTTTTAATTGACCGTAACGGAAATATTGTAGAGCGCTTTGAGCCACCTGTAGAACCGATGGATATCGAAAAAGATATTGAAAAATTATTATAA
- a CDS encoding polysaccharide deacetylase family protein, producing MRKLVVAFVIFLLILTIGCQKQAKEETKKIKPVQAKEKILPQGTILVGEIHPNATGTTIQINNLRDTFTKIEYQIFRTADGKQTSQSFIVENPETNFSVTFNLASFEQKRGEYQIQAFGIHDNNKKVHLNHTTMTFPQTVPILMYHAIDDYQGVGLQDLFVTPSNFEAQINYLKTNGYTLLTFEDWDKINQVNNPIMITLDDGMKNNHNVLSIFQKLKDEQFTPKATIYMIADAINKEGFLSEEELKQMSDSGMISIQSHTSSHNELPQITDYTYELQASKEKIEQTTGKPVISLAYPIGRFNDQVVEETKKYYKFAVTTKNGKFQETGIRDEKLLIQRVRIHHSTTLEQFPTLIQ from the coding sequence ATGAGAAAATTAGTTGTTGCGTTTGTTATTTTTTTACTCATCTTAACCATTGGATGCCAGAAACAAGCAAAAGAAGAAACGAAAAAAATAAAGCCTGTTCAAGCAAAAGAAAAAATACTCCCTCAAGGAACGATACTCGTTGGCGAGATTCATCCAAATGCTACTGGGACAACGATTCAAATCAATAATCTAAGGGATACTTTTACAAAAATAGAATATCAAATTTTCCGAACAGCAGATGGAAAACAAACTTCTCAATCTTTCATTGTCGAAAACCCAGAAACAAACTTTTCAGTTACCTTTAATCTTGCTTCTTTTGAGCAAAAACGTGGAGAATATCAAATTCAAGCGTTTGGGATTCATGATAACAATAAAAAAGTACATTTAAATCACACAACGATGACTTTTCCACAAACAGTGCCGATTTTAATGTATCATGCAATTGATGACTATCAAGGAGTCGGCTTACAAGATTTATTTGTCACACCTAGTAATTTTGAAGCACAAATAAATTATTTAAAAACAAATGGTTACACTTTATTAACGTTTGAAGATTGGGATAAAATCAATCAAGTGAACAACCCAATTATGATTACGTTAGACGATGGAATGAAAAATAACCATAACGTCCTTTCCATTTTTCAAAAACTAAAAGACGAGCAATTTACACCAAAAGCAACGATTTACATGATTGCAGACGCTATTAACAAAGAAGGTTTTTTATCGGAAGAAGAGTTAAAACAAATGAGTGATTCTGGAATGATTTCCATTCAATCTCACACGTCTTCTCATAATGAATTACCTCAAATTACAGACTATACATATGAATTACAAGCATCTAAAGAAAAGATTGAACAAACTACAGGAAAGCCTGTTATTTCACTCGCCTATCCAATCGGTCGTTTTAATGATCAAGTAGTAGAAGAAACGAAAAAATATTATAAATTTGCTGTAACAACGAAGAATGGAAAGTTTCAAGAAACAGGTATACGGGATGAAAAATTATTAATACAAAGGGTGCGTATTCATCATTCCACCACATTAGAACAATTCCCCACATTAATTCAATAA
- the cas2 gene encoding CRISPR-associated endonuclease Cas2, whose translation MLMLVTYDVQTTTLSGTKRLRKVAKKCEQYGVRVQNSVFECIVDSAQMRQLELELEKLIDPKVDSLRFYRLGNNHDNKVKHIGAKHSLEVDKPLIF comes from the coding sequence ATGTTAATGCTTGTCACATATGATGTACAAACGACAACATTAAGTGGCACTAAACGTTTACGCAAAGTTGCTAAAAAATGTGAACAATATGGGGTACGTGTCCAAAATTCTGTTTTTGAATGTATTGTAGACAGTGCGCAAATGAGACAACTTGAACTAGAACTAGAGAAGCTTATTGATCCAAAAGTAGATAGTCTTCGTTTTTATCGTCTTGGAAACAATCATGATAATAAAGTAAAACATATTGGTGCTAAGCACTCATTAGAGGTTGATAAACCCCTTATTTTTTAA
- the cas1c gene encoding type I-C CRISPR-associated endonuclease Cas1c, which translates to MKRLLNVVYISQPDMYLSLKGQNLNLLKDGESIARVPLHNLEGICTFGYQGASPALMAACMNQNISMTFFTSSGRLRGRVIGMTNGNVILRRTQYRMSDCEQQSTDVAKHMIIGKIYNSEQLLKRTIRDHALRVDVNKLENVIGQLKVARQSALDSTGLEELRGIEGNAASAYFSVFNECILQQKEVFSFQTRSRRPPKDYVNALLSFSYSLLASEVAAALEGVGLDAYVGFLHRDRPGRISLALDIMEELRPVIAERFVLKLINRKQVQANDFIVKENNAVLLKEDARRNFLKLWQEAKVENITHPYLKEKIQWGLIPHVQALLLARFLRGDLDGYPPLLIR; encoded by the coding sequence ATGAAACGTTTATTAAATGTTGTCTATATATCACAACCAGATATGTATTTGTCTCTTAAAGGACAAAACTTAAATTTATTAAAAGATGGTGAATCAATTGCGCGCGTACCACTGCATAATTTAGAAGGTATTTGTACGTTTGGTTATCAAGGAGCAAGTCCTGCATTAATGGCTGCGTGCATGAATCAAAATATTAGTATGACATTTTTTACAAGTAGCGGACGTTTACGTGGACGAGTTATTGGTATGACAAACGGTAATGTAATATTAAGAAGAACTCAATATCGTATGTCGGATTGCGAACAACAAAGTACAGATGTAGCTAAACATATGATTATTGGAAAAATTTATAATAGTGAACAATTACTTAAACGTACTATACGTGATCATGCACTTCGTGTAGATGTTAATAAATTAGAGAATGTTATTGGACAATTAAAAGTAGCACGCCAATCTGCATTAGATAGCACAGGTTTGGAGGAATTAAGAGGAATAGAAGGTAATGCGGCAAGTGCGTATTTTAGCGTATTTAATGAATGTATTTTACAACAAAAAGAAGTGTTTTCATTTCAAACACGTAGCCGTAGGCCACCAAAAGATTATGTTAATGCGTTGTTATCATTTTCTTATTCTCTATTAGCCTCAGAAGTAGCCGCAGCTTTAGAAGGTGTTGGTTTAGATGCTTATGTCGGATTTTTACATCGTGATCGTCCAGGAAGAATATCTCTAGCATTAGATATAATGGAAGAACTACGTCCTGTAATTGCCGAGCGTTTTGTATTAAAGCTCATTAATCGTAAGCAAGTTCAAGCTAATGACTTTATTGTAAAAGAGAATAATGCTGTTTTATTAAAAGAAGATGCACGGCGTAACTTTTTGAAATTATGGCAAGAAGCAAAAGTAGAAAATATTACTCATCCGTATTTAAAAGAAAAAATACAGTGGGGACTTATACCACATGTACAAGCTTTATTACTCGCACGTTTTTTACGTGGTGATTTAGATGGCTATCCACCACTACTCATAAGGTAG
- the cas4 gene encoding CRISPR-associated protein Cas4, translated as MTDYKEEDFLQLAGIQHFVFCRRQWSLIHIEKEWEENILTVEGNALHEKVDNTFIREKRGKLLYVRALPVHSTVLGISGICDMVEFMQDEDGISLHGENGLYKVRPIEYKRGKPKTHEADILQLIAQVMCLEEMLGTIIEEAAIFYHEIKRRHIVPITENLKEKVKSILKEMHHYYARRYTPRVKTGKHCKSCSLQHICLPELMQREKVSIYMNRMLVE; from the coding sequence ATGACGGATTATAAGGAAGAAGACTTTCTGCAGTTAGCTGGTATCCAGCATTTTGTTTTTTGTCGTAGACAATGGTCGCTTATCCATATTGAAAAAGAATGGGAAGAAAATATTTTAACAGTTGAGGGTAATGCATTACATGAAAAAGTAGACAATACTTTTATTCGGGAAAAACGTGGCAAGTTGCTTTATGTACGAGCATTGCCAGTTCATTCTACTGTACTAGGGATTAGTGGTATTTGTGATATGGTGGAGTTTATGCAAGATGAAGATGGAATTTCATTACATGGTGAAAATGGACTTTATAAAGTAAGACCAATTGAATATAAGAGGGGTAAACCTAAAACACATGAAGCTGATATATTGCAACTGATAGCACAAGTTATGTGTTTGGAAGAAATGTTAGGTACAATAATTGAGGAAGCAGCGATTTTTTATCACGAGATAAAGCGAAGACATATTGTACCTATTACAGAAAACTTGAAAGAAAAAGTAAAATCTATATTAAAAGAAATGCATCATTATTATGCTAGGAGATATACTCCACGTGTAAAAACAGGAAAGCATTGTAAAAGTTGTTCTTTACAGCATATTTGTTTACCTGAGTTAATGCAACGGGAAAAAGTGTCGATTTATATGAATAGGATGTTAGTAGAATGA
- the cas7c gene encoding type I-C CRISPR-associated protein Cas7/Csd2 codes for MTTLQHKIDFAVVFTVNKANPNGDPLNGNRPRQDFNGHGEMSDVAIKRKIRNRLQDLGEEILVQSDELRVDEYRSIKDRVDSVKDLAKILKDNKGDAQVAEKIACDTWYDVRAFGQVFAFKNDKLSLGVRGPVSIHTATSVEPIDITSMQITKSVNSVTNTKDPSQKTSDTMGMKHRVDFGVYVFFGSINPQLAERTGFTYEDAEKLKDALKTLFANDASSARPDGSMEVNKLFWWEHNSKLGQYSSAKVHRTVKVKRIKEDFPNSIVNYSITVEPLENLEVEEYDGL; via the coding sequence ATGACAACGCTACAACATAAAATTGATTTTGCAGTGGTATTTACAGTAAATAAAGCAAATCCCAATGGTGATCCATTAAACGGGAACCGTCCGCGTCAAGATTTTAATGGACATGGTGAAATGTCTGATGTTGCAATCAAACGAAAGATTCGTAATCGATTACAAGACCTAGGTGAAGAAATTTTAGTACAGTCTGATGAACTTCGTGTAGATGAGTATCGGAGTATTAAAGATCGTGTGGATTCTGTTAAGGATTTGGCAAAAATATTGAAAGATAATAAGGGTGATGCACAAGTTGCTGAAAAAATTGCTTGTGATACTTGGTATGATGTTCGTGCCTTTGGTCAAGTATTTGCCTTTAAAAATGATAAGTTATCGCTTGGTGTACGTGGTCCTGTATCCATTCATACAGCAACAAGTGTGGAGCCGATTGATATTACGAGTATGCAAATAACAAAAAGTGTTAACTCAGTAACAAATACTAAAGATCCAAGTCAAAAAACATCTGATACTATGGGTATGAAGCACCGTGTAGATTTTGGTGTGTACGTTTTTTTTGGGAGTATTAACCCGCAACTTGCAGAACGTACAGGTTTTACATATGAAGATGCCGAAAAATTAAAAGACGCATTAAAAACATTATTTGCAAATGATGCTTCATCTGCTCGACCTGATGGTAGTATGGAAGTGAATAAGCTTTTTTGGTGGGAACATAATTCGAAGTTAGGACAATATTCTTCAGCAAAAGTTCATCGTACGGTAAAAGTAAAGAGAATAAAAGAAGATTTTCCAAATTCTATTGTTAATTATAGCATCACGGTAGAACCTTTAGAAAATTTAGAGGTCGAGGAATATGACGGATTATAA